In Bacteriovorax sp. BAL6_X, the genomic window CGCACTTGGTGGTGACGTAAGAAAATTCGACGAAATCGATTCAGCACCAGAAGAGAAAGCTAGAGGTATTACAATCAATACTTCACACATTGAATATGAAACAGAAACTCGCCACTACGCGCACGTAGACTGTCCAGGTCACGCTGACTA contains:
- a CDS encoding GTP-binding protein, which codes for MAKESFDRSKPHVNIGTIGHVDHGKTTLTAAISITLANALGGDVRKFDEIDSAPEEKARGITINTSHIEYETETRHYAHVDCPGHAD